A part of Chanos chanos chromosome 9, fChaCha1.1, whole genome shotgun sequence genomic DNA contains:
- the LOC115821759 gene encoding ADAMTS-like protein 4, with protein MKTSFQSRWCVVWSCILAVVTLIRAEKPVAGRRSRQAQEEEGLEGVWSPWGEWTECSQSCGLGVSERRRKCLPPPPTPPHTWAGPSYLLPGIPSHTPVISAVRPYHPSHYPGSEPPQYGGGGGGERPPFYPPPPRVANEIPGLPLYRNEPGGSGPEPSNQAPPFYRPEFPASSHNPVSIYRSPPLPSSPASSSLPYGQSGRVFRRPPNQGVGRAAGGGSRRSVSASRDPSHARRSGSSIRPGQFGYGRVPFSLPLHRTNRHARHTRRHGNATVATPDTKVGGHDPSLRGSEDRAEAEVEKRGEEEREGANKQEVGGNGRTKEGARGGQERMEREDTKYATESGSPVTEERNGGAERERDRTRERALHHGGATQRHGPAHAGRGRHVERRAPPPVASHPYPSPPFHTPYALPASGPQSQPHPPPPNPNIWPLQGGPHPHRPQPLPADRGADRGPDRGAWSRPQPSQNYRCSGRDREYRRCFAQSFGEGGLRRVSGLSHSRVTDLTRAGPDLFAY; from the exons GTGGCCGGTCGTCGCTCCCGACAGgcacaggaggaggaggggcttGAGGGGGTGTGGAGCCCGTGGGGTGAGTGGACGGAGTGCTCTCAGAGCTGTGGTTTGGGGGTGTCCGAGAGACGGAGGAAATGTTTGCCGCCTCCCCCCACTCCGCCACACACCTGGGCCGGACCCAGCTACCTGCTGCCGGGTATTCCAAGCCACACACCTGTGATCTCGGCCGTCCGACCCTATCACCCCTCCCATTACCCTGGCAGCGAGCCCCCACAgtatggaggaggaggaggaggtgagaggcCACCGTTctaccctcctcctcctcgcgTAGCCAATGAGATCCCTGGATTACCACTTTATCGGAATGAGCCTGGAGGATCCGGACCGGAACCGTCCAATCAGGCGCCTCCTTTTTACCGCCCAGAATTCCCAGCATCCAGTCACAACCCTGTTTCTATTTACCGATCgccacccctcccctcctctccagCCTCTTCCTCCCTGCCTTATGGCCAATCAGGAAGAGTCTTTAGACGGCCGCCCAATCAGGGTGTAGGGAGAGCTGCAGGGGGCGGGAGCAGGAGGTCGGTGTCGGCCAGTCGGGATCCTTCACACGCAAGGAG gtctGGCTCCTCTATTCGTCCGGGTCAGTTTGGCTACGGCAGagttcccttctctctccccctccatcgCACCAACAGGCACGCGCGGCACACCCGTCGTCATGGAAATGCCACCGTGGCAACCCCCGACACTAAGGTCGGCGGTCACGACCCCAGCCTGAGGGGGTCTGAGGACAGAGCGGAGGCAGAGGTAGAAAAGAGAGgcgaagaggagagagagggggccaACAAACAGGAGGTCGGGGGAAATGGGAGGACGAAGGAGGGAGcgagaggaggacaggagaggatgGAGAGGGAGGACACCAAATACGCGACAGAGTCGGGCAGCCCggtcacagaggagaggaacggaggagcggagagagagagagacagaacgagagagagggccCTTCACCACGGGGGGGCCACGCAAAGACACGGCCCGGCGCACGCGGGGCGTGGCCGTCACGTGGAACGACGTGCCCCGCCCCCCGTGGCCTCTCACCCTtacccctcccctcctttccACACCCCCTACGCTCTCCCCGCATCAGGGCCCCAAAGCCaacctcaccccccacccccaaaccccaACATCTGGCCCTTACAGGGGGGCCCACACCCTCACAGACCCCAGCCCCTGCCTGCTGACAGAGGGGCCGACAGGGGGCCAGACAGGGGGGCCTGGAGCCGCCCCCAACCCTCCCAAAACTACAGGTGCTCTGGAAGAGACCGGGAGTATCGTCGGTGCTTTGCACAG TCATTCGGCGAGGGAGGATTAAGGCGGGTCTCCGGGCTCAGTCATAGCCGTGTAACCGACTTGACGAGAGCCGGACCGGACCTGTTTGCTTACTGA